One genomic region from Biomphalaria glabrata chromosome 7, xgBioGlab47.1, whole genome shotgun sequence encodes:
- the LOC129927354 gene encoding basic phospholipase A2-like: MWTSQMIILFVLAGSSLSSFLNDSPSRNKRNSLQLCDIIQRNTRRNCLSYSFYGCFCGLRSWGSNPLDSSDSCCRQHDNCFSSIGRSGLPFLTYSYHCSGNSCQCTDSNRNSAQYRSCQCDVQFGQCLRNANYNILYNLYPQSRCR, from the exons GGTCATCCTTGTCATCTTTTTTGAATGATTCCCCATCACGAAACAAGCGTAACTCCCTACAGCTGTGTGACATCATACAGAGAAACACCAGACGTAACTGCTTGTCCTATAGTTTCTATGGCTGCTTCTGTGGTCTTAGAAGCTGGGGGAGTAACCCACTAGACTCTTCAGACAG TTGTTGTCGCCAACATGACAATTGTTTCTCCAGTATTGGCAGATCTGGACTACCATTTCTTACCTACAGTTATCATTGTTCTGGTAATTCCTGCCAATGCACTG ATTCTAACAGGAATTCGGCTCAATATAGGTCATGCCAGTGTGACGTCCAGTTTGGGCAGTGTCTGAGGAACGCCAACTATAACATACTTTACAATCTGTACCCCCAAAGTCGCTGTCGCTAA